From the Syntrophales bacterium genome, one window contains:
- a CDS encoding IS701 family transposase: MTEDDLRELMPQLEAYHSRFHSFFCRSEGRKWGMKYLQGLMMPIERKNVENIAEEVGAPPRKLQEFLSDSPWNDEGCIEEHQRFVGELFGAPNGVVIFDDTGFPKKGDKSAGVGRQYSGTMGKTDNCQVGVFMSYASVHGHTLADRRLYILSQWFEETALERRKRSGIPQGVRFKTKIELAMEMLDRANERGHLLFQWVSGDCAYGDAHEFRKHIAGMGKWYCFEVYYDTHIWTDDPAWKVPPVMESRRGRKPKHPKPTEGSPPAVTASSLVSSIPDNQWQRVCLREGDKGPQEFEFARLRVFEKWNGRPGPASWLMIRRSLQTGDREIKFYLSNAPETVSISEMAWAGCQRWSIEVDFKLAKGEVGLDHYELTKYRGWYHHITLSILALAFLKAVQLQWGKKMCVGHCS, encoded by the coding sequence ATGACGGAGGACGATTTGAGAGAACTGATGCCTCAATTGGAGGCATATCACAGTCGGTTTCACAGTTTCTTTTGTCGCTCTGAAGGCAGAAAGTGGGGCATGAAATATTTGCAGGGTCTGATGATGCCTATTGAGCGAAAGAACGTGGAGAACATTGCCGAGGAAGTGGGTGCGCCACCCCGGAAACTGCAGGAGTTTTTGAGTGATTCTCCCTGGAATGACGAAGGGTGTATTGAAGAGCACCAGCGCTTTGTGGGTGAGCTGTTTGGCGCCCCAAACGGCGTTGTGATTTTCGACGATACGGGCTTTCCCAAAAAGGGTGATAAATCTGCGGGCGTGGGAAGACAGTATTCCGGCACAATGGGCAAGACGGACAACTGCCAGGTTGGGGTGTTCATGTCTTATGCGTCTGTTCATGGTCATACCCTGGCGGATCGGCGGCTGTATATCCTGTCTCAGTGGTTTGAAGAGACCGCCTTGGAGAGAAGGAAGAGATCGGGTATCCCTCAAGGTGTTCGATTCAAAACAAAGATTGAACTGGCCATGGAGATGCTGGACAGGGCCAACGAGAGAGGCCATTTGCTGTTTCAGTGGGTCAGCGGCGACTGTGCCTACGGGGATGCCCATGAGTTTCGGAAGCACATTGCAGGTATGGGGAAATGGTATTGTTTTGAAGTCTATTACGACACTCATATCTGGACGGACGACCCTGCCTGGAAAGTGCCGCCGGTTATGGAGAGCAGACGGGGAAGAAAACCGAAGCATCCGAAACCGACGGAGGGATCTCCGCCTGCCGTGACCGCATCGTCTCTCGTCTCTTCTATTCCTGATAATCAATGGCAGCGAGTCTGCCTGCGTGAAGGAGACAAGGGGCCGCAGGAATTTGAATTTGCTCGCCTGCGGGTCTTTGAAAAATGGAACGGGAGACCGGGACCGGCTTCCTGGCTGATGATCAGGAGGTCTTTGCAAACAGGAGATAGAGAGATCAAGTTTTACCTGTCCAACGCTCCGGAAACTGTCTCCATCTCTGAAATGGCCTGGGCAGGATGTCAGCGCTGGAGCATCGAGGTTGACTTCAAGCTGGCCAAGGGTGAAGTCGGTCTCGACCATTATGAACTGACGAAATATCGGGGCTGGTATCACCATATCACACTCTCGATACTTGCTCTTGCATTCCTGAAGGCCGTGCAGCTGCAATGGGGAAAAAAAATGTGTGTCGGCCACTGTTCCTGA